The Thermonema lapsum genome window below encodes:
- a CDS encoding ArsR/SmtB family transcription factor yields MTTEELNLEALTADKIEKVAFILKAIAHPMRLGIVKLLAEHEELSVSAICEMLGSEQSLTSHHLSNMKLKGILDCKRDGKNILYSLKMKEVLGVLKCMSSCDAF; encoded by the coding sequence ATGACGACGGAAGAGTTAAATTTAGAGGCTTTGACAGCCGACAAAATCGAAAAAGTAGCTTTCATACTGAAAGCCATTGCGCACCCTATGCGGCTGGGTATTGTGAAGTTGCTGGCAGAACATGAAGAATTGTCGGTATCTGCCATTTGCGAGATGCTGGGCTCAGAGCAGTCGCTCACTTCGCATCACCTATCCAACATGAAACTGAAAGGTATATTGGATTGCAAGCGAGACGGAAAAAATATCCTTTACTCCCTGAAGATGAAAGAAGTGTTGGGTGTACTGAAATGTATGAGCAGCTGCGATGCCTTTTGA
- a CDS encoding rhodanese-like domain-containing protein, which produces MKLWSIKWITLVALLLTACSGASQSKEGQDLPPTTFAQKLKEQPGVVLDVRTPEEYTEGHLPNAQLLNFYDERFRQKLEQLDKNQTYYVYCRSGGRSSRAVALMRELGFKKVYNLKGGIMDWQASQLPIER; this is translated from the coding sequence ATGAAACTGTGGAGCATAAAGTGGATAACCCTTGTTGCCTTATTACTGACAGCCTGTTCTGGCGCCTCCCAGTCGAAAGAAGGGCAAGACCTACCCCCTACCACCTTCGCTCAAAAACTAAAAGAGCAGCCGGGGGTTGTATTGGACGTGCGCACGCCCGAAGAATACACTGAGGGGCATTTGCCCAATGCCCAACTGCTTAACTTCTACGATGAACGATTCCGCCAGAAACTCGAGCAGCTGGATAAAAATCAAACGTACTACGTCTATTGCCGCAGCGGCGGACGCAGTAGCCGCGCTGTTGCCTTGATGCGCGAATTGGGTTTCAAGAAGGTATATAACCTAAAAGGAGGCATCATGGACTGGCAAGCGTCGCAATTACCAATTGAACGCTAA
- a CDS encoding sensor histidine kinase, with the protein MGFKSPYRQFFFHVLLGCAFVAAATWSYGQQRPFTAIFFALLAGAFLLAAWQVLLRIERRWWLLFDAWEAGEHRQPASFKDYYAEAYRRWQASVVALQQQQEQQEAHNLFLETLLANIEVGVIVLRLDGTIYWHNPAAVRWLRLPPAARHLQQLPPAWETWKQWVLQAAHHEEHLFEVPIDHSLISFSSKVSRFAVLGESLIAASIQNLQHLMEDKEMMAWQQLTRVLTHEISNSVTPIASILASVRELMQGEALAAEEQEEVQQALALVERRAQELTRFVQEFRHLAKMPEPNRQWIEVRALFEEVKQLLQQEADAIQASIEIVVAPAGMQLWADRALLMQVLINLCKNALHALADTQAGKERKVRLVAIEAERYLAVEDNGLGIRPEAMQRLLVPFFSTKKKGSGIGLSLSRQIVRAHGWRLKVQSEWGKGTCIRIDF; encoded by the coding sequence ATGGGCTTTAAATCACCATATCGGCAATTTTTTTTCCATGTGCTGCTGGGATGTGCTTTTGTAGCTGCCGCAACGTGGAGCTATGGGCAGCAGCGACCTTTTACCGCTATCTTCTTTGCTTTGTTGGCAGGGGCTTTTTTGTTGGCAGCATGGCAGGTTTTGTTGCGCATTGAGCGCAGGTGGTGGTTGCTCTTCGATGCATGGGAAGCAGGCGAACACCGCCAGCCTGCTTCCTTTAAAGACTACTATGCCGAAGCCTACCGTCGTTGGCAAGCAAGCGTCGTTGCCTTGCAGCAACAACAAGAACAACAAGAGGCACACAACCTCTTTTTGGAAACACTGCTTGCCAACATAGAAGTGGGCGTGATAGTGCTGCGCTTGGATGGCACCATCTATTGGCACAATCCGGCAGCCGTACGTTGGTTGCGCTTGCCGCCGGCAGCACGGCATCTGCAACAACTGCCGCCGGCTTGGGAAACATGGAAACAATGGGTGTTGCAGGCAGCACACCACGAAGAGCACCTCTTTGAGGTGCCCATAGACCATTCGCTCATTAGCTTTTCCTCTAAGGTGAGTCGTTTTGCCGTGTTGGGTGAGTCGCTGATAGCGGCAAGCATACAAAACCTGCAGCACCTCATGGAAGACAAAGAAATGATGGCGTGGCAGCAGCTGACCAGAGTACTTACTCACGAGATAAGCAACTCGGTTACCCCTATTGCCTCTATTCTCGCTTCGGTGCGCGAACTGATGCAAGGGGAAGCCTTGGCTGCCGAAGAGCAAGAGGAAGTGCAACAAGCCTTGGCACTGGTAGAGCGTCGCGCCCAAGAGCTGACTCGTTTTGTGCAAGAGTTTCGGCATTTAGCCAAAATGCCGGAGCCCAACCGCCAATGGATAGAAGTACGCGCTTTGTTTGAAGAGGTAAAGCAGCTGTTACAGCAAGAAGCCGATGCCATTCAAGCTTCCATTGAAATCGTAGTAGCGCCTGCCGGTATGCAATTGTGGGCAGACAGAGCTTTGCTCATGCAAGTGCTCATCAATTTGTGCAAAAATGCACTGCATGCTTTGGCAGACACACAAGCAGGCAAAGAACGCAAAGTGCGATTGGTAGCCATAGAGGCGGAGCGTTATTTGGCGGTAGAAGACAACGGTCTGGGCATTCGACCGGAAGCCATGCAACGCTTGTTGGTGCCCTTTTTCTCTACAAAGAAAAAAGGCTCAGGCATAGGACTGAGCCTTTCAAGGCAAATTGTAAGGGCACATGGCTGGCGCTTGAAGGTACAATCCGAATGGGGGAAAGGCACCTGCATTCGCATTGATTTTTAG
- a CDS encoding sigma-54-dependent transcriptional regulator — protein sequence MAQAAKKKILIVDDNEDVLWALKMLLKRQGWEVSTEQDPRRIPFLVSQHAFDLILLDMNFREDTTSGKEGFEWLAKILEIDPQAVVIMITAYGDVDTAVQALKAGATDFVLKPWENEKLIATLQAALKLRDSYRKVEQLERKNEQLTGIINRAEVEMLGNSAAMQKVRMLIDKVAATDANVLILGENGTGKQLVAKMIHRQSRRSAKPFIGVDMGAVSETLFESELFGHKKGAFTDAKQDRIGQIELAHGGTLFLDEIGNLSLALQAKLLTVLQDRRIRRLGSNDWIDIDVRLICATNMPLHEMVKEGTFRQDLLYRINTVEIYLPPLRERIEDIPLLAEHFLRRFAQKYRKEVRQLSAEALKVLKTYSWPGNIRELEHAIERAVIMADKHTLTNDDFAFLQKAAPSAKLPTDLPLNLEELEKQAIAQALKKHQGNISQTAKELGITRAALYRRIEKYGL from the coding sequence ATGGCACAGGCAGCAAAAAAGAAAATATTGATTGTAGATGACAACGAGGACGTCTTGTGGGCGCTGAAGATGTTGCTCAAAAGACAAGGTTGGGAGGTAAGCACCGAGCAAGACCCGCGCCGCATTCCTTTTTTGGTGTCGCAGCATGCATTTGACCTTATCTTGCTGGACATGAACTTTCGCGAAGATACTACTTCCGGCAAGGAAGGTTTTGAGTGGCTGGCTAAAATATTGGAAATAGACCCCCAAGCCGTGGTGATTATGATTACAGCCTATGGCGATGTGGATACCGCTGTGCAAGCCCTGAAAGCCGGTGCTACCGACTTTGTACTCAAACCTTGGGAAAATGAAAAGCTCATTGCCACGCTGCAGGCTGCTTTGAAGCTGCGCGATTCTTATCGCAAGGTAGAGCAACTGGAACGCAAAAACGAACAACTGACTGGCATCATCAACCGAGCAGAGGTGGAAATGTTGGGCAATAGCGCTGCCATGCAGAAGGTGCGCATGCTCATCGACAAGGTGGCAGCTACCGATGCCAATGTCTTGATTTTAGGCGAAAACGGCACAGGCAAGCAATTGGTGGCTAAGATGATTCACCGCCAATCGAGGCGTTCGGCAAAACCCTTTATTGGCGTGGACATGGGGGCAGTGAGCGAAACCCTCTTTGAAAGTGAGCTGTTCGGGCATAAAAAAGGAGCTTTCACCGATGCCAAACAAGACAGAATAGGGCAGATAGAATTGGCTCATGGAGGCACCCTCTTTTTAGATGAAATAGGCAACCTGTCGCTGGCACTTCAGGCAAAGTTGTTGACCGTATTGCAAGACAGACGCATACGTCGGCTGGGCAGCAATGACTGGATTGACATCGATGTGCGTTTGATTTGTGCCACCAATATGCCGCTACACGAGATGGTCAAGGAGGGCACTTTTCGCCAAGACCTGCTTTACCGCATCAATACAGTAGAGATTTATTTGCCGCCCCTGCGCGAGCGCATCGAAGACATTCCGCTACTTGCCGAGCATTTCCTTCGCCGTTTTGCGCAGAAGTACAGAAAAGAAGTGCGGCAGTTGTCTGCCGAAGCGCTCAAAGTCTTGAAAACTTACAGCTGGCCCGGCAACATACGGGAATTGGAGCACGCCATAGAACGGGCAGTGATTATGGCAGACAAGCACACGCTGACCAACGATGATTTTGCTTTTTTGCAAAAAGCGGCACCTTCTGCCAAACTACCTACGGATTTGCCTCTGAATTTGGAAGAACTGGAAAAGCAAGCCATTGCGCAGGCACTGAAAAAGCATCAAGGCAACATAAGCCAGACCGCCAAAGAGCTGGGCATTACGCGTGCTGCTTTGTATAGACGAATAGAAAAATATGGGCTTTAA
- a CDS encoding ABC transporter ATP-binding protein, translated as MYKFYKLLGSSSFQQPANAGQLFPIQLRDVHKYYDSGSVQTPALRGINLQISQGDFLAIMGPSGCGKTTLLNLLGMIDVPTSGSIYLNDQAAPLSEKARTILRRNHIGMVFQQFNLVEELNVYENIVLPLRYKKNKDGLPSALLKEWMQRLRLWHRRYAYPHELSGGQQQKVALLRALVSRPALLLADEPTGNLDSTESAQVMQLMQELHHSGELTIVMVTHAEQWAHYTRRIVYMLDGKIIGEKQT; from the coding sequence ATGTACAAATTTTATAAACTACTTGGCAGCTCTTCGTTTCAGCAACCGGCAAACGCCGGGCAGCTCTTCCCTATTCAACTGAGAGACGTGCACAAATATTACGATTCTGGCAGCGTGCAAACACCCGCCTTGCGCGGCATAAACCTGCAAATCTCGCAAGGGGATTTCCTCGCAATCATGGGACCTTCGGGCTGTGGCAAAACCACCTTGCTCAACTTATTGGGCATGATAGATGTGCCTACGTCGGGCAGTATTTACCTGAACGACCAAGCAGCGCCCCTTTCCGAGAAAGCACGCACCATCCTGCGCCGCAATCATATAGGCATGGTATTTCAACAGTTCAACTTGGTAGAAGAGCTGAATGTGTATGAAAATATTGTGTTGCCCCTGCGGTATAAAAAAAACAAAGACGGCTTACCTTCCGCCTTGCTCAAAGAGTGGATGCAACGCTTGCGCCTGTGGCACCGGCGCTATGCTTACCCCCACGAGCTCTCCGGCGGGCAACAACAAAAAGTAGCTTTGTTGCGTGCATTGGTGAGCCGCCCCGCTTTGTTGCTTGCCGATGAACCTACCGGCAATTTGGATAGTACCGAAAGCGCTCAGGTGATGCAGCTGATGCAGGAACTGCATCACAGCGGTGAGCTCACCATTGTCATGGTAACGCATGCCGAACAATGGGCGCACTACACTCGCCGCATCGTGTATATGCTCGACGGCAAAATTATTGGCGAAAAACAAACCTAA